A region from the Vicia villosa cultivar HV-30 ecotype Madison, WI linkage group LG3, Vvil1.0, whole genome shotgun sequence genome encodes:
- the LOC131656840 gene encoding glutathione S-transferase F10-like, with translation MVVKVYGPNYGNPKRVLVCLFEKEVEFETVDIDIFKGEHKQPDFLKLQPFGELPLIQDGDFTLYESRAIIRYYAEKYKNQGTELLGKTIEERGLIEQWLEVEAHNFQPPIYKLITNIMLAPLMGNPVDQKVIEESDEKIKKVLDVYEERLSKTKYLAGDFFSLADLSHLAPGHYLVNKTGRGNLVSERKHVSAWWDDISNRPSWKKVLELYDKPV, from the exons ATGGTTGTCAAAGTGTATGGTCCAAACTATGGTAATCCGAAAAGGGTTTTGGTGTGTCTCTTTGAAAAAGAAGTAGAGTTTGAAACAGTTGATATTGATATCTTCAAGGGAGAGCACAAACAACCCGATTTCCTCAAACTTCAGCCTTTTGGAGAGCTTCCTCTTATTCAAGATGGTGATTTTACCCTCTACG AATCTCGAGCAATAATCAGGTACTATGCAGAAAAGTACAAGAACCAAGGAACTGAGTTGTTAGGAAAGACAATAGAAGAAAGAGGACTAATCGAACAATGGCTTGAAGTGGAAGCTCATAACTTTCAGCCACCAATATACAAGTTGATCACCAATATTATGCTTGCTCCATTAATGGGTAATCCTGTTGACCAAAAAGTAATTGAAGAGAGTGATGAAAAGATCAAAAAAGTGTTGGATGTTTATGAAGAAAGACTATCAAAGACAAAGTACTTGGCTGGTGATTTCTTCAGTCTTGCTGATCTTAGCCATCTTGCACCTGGTCACTATTTGGTGAATAAAACTGGGAGAGGAAATTTGGTTAGCGAGAGGAAACATGTGAGTGCTTGGTGGGATGATATTAGTAACAGACCATCTTGGAAGAAGGTTCTCGAGTTATATGACAAACCTGTGTAA
- the LOC131656841 gene encoding uncharacterized protein LOC131656841: MRSFVPAIYDITVADPKSTPAPTMLRLLNRKPSVKMIKQKMIKNIGEGKVSESNNGDTVIDIPPDLLITEFEDPIVAIVNSTYPEFTSNSCFYIGGDVRDYFSANSIDKSEFHDVTLVDILTPEFLSSLQTSGLPNHHIKLKVGTPIMVMRNINQYEGLCNGTRLIITKLGGVI; this comes from the exons ATGCGCTCATTCGTTCCTGCCATTTATGACATAACAGTGGCTGACCCTAAAAGTACTCCTGCTCCTACAATGCTAAGACTCTTAAATAGGAAACCTTCTGTG AAAATGATAAAACAGAAAATGATAAAAAACATTGGAGAAGGCAAAGTATCCGAATCAAACAATGGTGATACAGTTATTGATATTCCACCAGACCTGTTGATTACAGAATTTGAGGACCCAATCGTAGCAATAGTTAATTCTACATATCCGGAATTTACGAGCAATTCTTGCTTCTACATTGGAG GAGACGTGCGTGATTATTTCAGTGCAAATTCTATTGATAAGTCGGAATTCCACGATGTAACATTGGTTGACATCCTCACCCCAGAATTTCTCAGTTCACTGCAAACATCAGGATTACCTAACCATCATATAAAACTAAAGGTTGGGACACCAATTATGGTCATGAGAAACATCAACCAGTATGAAGGCTTATGTAATGGAACAAGGTTGATAATAACAAAGTTGGGTGGTGTGATTTAA